A genomic segment from Octopus sinensis linkage group LG4, ASM634580v1, whole genome shotgun sequence encodes:
- the LOC115211029 gene encoding E3 ubiquitin-protein ligase RNF8 isoform X1, protein MLSSLAFIRTQPSSSMALLYFLENVNHPEKSILLNEDTIKIGRSQDLPVCLLSVWISKHHATIKRNEENWTIIDENSLNGVFVNKKRIQVLEQHVIKTGDLIQIGNSKDEPFCYKLQEKLLKHKPHKSDFLAAKRHKSEMPVISNSPDNPLKFLNKPFDRKVPSSPLLVTCSESNNSNNNNNNKNIDNEIPSSLKARDSTMSENGSTSDYEIKLKELEGRLQMKEAALKLEKEKSNSQAKAIAKLEEKRKQVEFELQKTQKLKDEERKQLEQEFQDKMVMLLKKKEKSLKQDLKIKRVALEQKEKIEKELLNKCNSDKATIDELTQSKEELKLIIDNKDAERRLLESQLQEAKLANLKEQDVVLKTREEVLTKFSEMLEMELQCSICNELFVQATTLSCSHTFCFYCIHMWMNKKNDCPVCRTSIKSQTKALVVDSYIDKMTAFFSPEMKEKRAQYVKERKALKVPQPKTKKRRHPEHHEHVFHHETIQGEIHNFLAALTGDDLSDSYYEDYEDDYGRMYYVW, encoded by the exons ataaaaATTGGACGAAGTCAAGATTTACCTGTATGCCTGTTATCTGTGTGGATTTCTAAACATCATGCTActattaaaagaaatgaagaaaattggACAATTATAGATGAGAAT AGTTTAAATGGTGTTttcgtaaacaaaaaaagaattcaaGTCCTTGAGCAACATGTGATTAAAACTGGAGATCTCATTCAGATTGGAAATTCTAAAGACGAACCATTCTGTTATAAGCTTCAAGAAAAACTATTGAAACATAAACCTCACAAAAGTGACTTTTTGGCTGCAAAAAGACATAAATCCGAAATGCCTGTGATAAGCAACTCGCCCGATAATCCTCTGAAATTCCTCAATAAACCTTTTGATAGAAAAGTGCCTTCTTCCCCATTGTTAGTTACTTGTTCAGAaagtaacaacagtaataataataataataataaaaatattgataatgaaaTCCCCAGTTCTTTGAAAGCGAGGGATTCAACAATGTCGGAAAATGGTTCTACTTCTGACTATGAGATCAAGTTAAAAGAACTTGAAGGGCGTTTGCAAATGAAAGAAGCAGCTTTGAAATtggagaaagaaaaatctaattctCAGGCAAAAGCCATTGCAAAATTGGAAGAAAAACGGAAACAGGTTGAATTTGAACTTCAAAAAACACAG aaattaaaagatgaagagagaaagcaaCTGGAACAAGAATTTCAGGACAAAATGGTGATGTtgttaaagaaaaaagagaaatcttTGAAGCAAGATTTGAAGATCAAAAGAGTTGCCCTGGAGCAAAAGGAGAAAATTGAGAAAGAACTTCTTAATAAGTGCAATTCTGATAAGGCTACTATCGATGAATTAACTCAGTCTAAGGAAGAATTGAAACTGATAATTGATAATAAAGATGCTGAACGACGCTTACTAGAGAGTCAGTTGCAGGAAGCAAAATTGGCTAATTTGAAAGAGCAAGATGTTGTATTGAAAACTCGTGAAGAGGTCTTGACTAAATTTTCTGAGATGTTAGAAATGGAGCTACAGTGTAGCATTTGTAACGAACTGTTTGTGCAG GCCACTACACTCAGTTGTTCACATACATTTTGTTTCTACTGTATACATATGTGGATGAATAAGAAGAATGACTGTCCAGTTTGTCGTACTTCTATTAAGTCCCAGACAAAAGCCCTTGTGGTAGACTCTTATATTGATAAAATGACTGCTTTCTTCAGtccagaaatgaaagaaaaaagagctCAATATGTTAAGGAAAGAAAAG CTCTCAAAGTACCGCAAccaaagacaaagaaaaggaGACACCCTGAACACCATGAACATGTATTTCATCATGAAACAATACAAGGTGAAATTCATAATTTCTTAGCAGCCTTAACTGGAGATGATCTTTCAGACAGCTATTATGAGGACTATGAAGATGATTATGGAAGAATGTATTATGTTTGGTAA
- the LOC115211029 gene encoding E3 ubiquitin-protein ligase RNF8 isoform X2: MLSSLAFIRTQPSSSMALLYFLENVNHPEKSILLNEDTIKIGRSQDLPVCLLSVWISKHHATIKRNEENWTIIDENSLNGVFVNKKRIQVLEQHVIKTGDLIQIGNSKDEPFCYKLQEKLLKHKPHKSDFLAAKRHKSEMPVISNSPDNPLKFLNKPFDRKVPSSPLLVTCSESNNSNNNNNNKNIDNEIPSSLKARDSTMSENGSTSDYEIKLKELEGRLQMKEAALKLEKEKSNSQAKAIAKLEEKRKQVEFELQKTQKLKDEERKQLEQEFQDKMVMLLKKKEKSLKQDLKIKRVALEQKEKIEKELLNKCNSDKATIDELTQSKEELKLIIDNKDAERRLLESQLQEAKLANLKEQDVVLKTREEVLTKFSEMLEMELQCSICNELFVQATTLSCSHTFCFYCIHMWMNKKNDCPVCRTSIKSQTKALVVDSYIDKMTAFFSPEMKEKRAQYVKERKALKVPQPKTKKRRHPEHHEHVFHHETIQGEIHNFLAALTGDDLSDSYYEDYEDDYGRMYYVW; this comes from the exons ataaaaATTGGACGAAGTCAAGATTTACCTGTATGCCTGTTATCTGTGTGGATTTCTAAACATCATGCTActattaaaagaaatgaagaaaattggACAATTATAGATGAGAAT AGTTTAAATGGTGTTttcgtaaacaaaaaaagaattcaaGTCCTTGAGCAACATGTGATTAAAACTGGAGATCTCATTCAGATTGGAAATTCTAAAGACGAACCATTCTGTTATAAGCTTCAAGAAAAACTATTGAAACATAAACCTCACAAAAGTGACTTTTTGGCTGCAAAAAGACATAAATCCGAAATGCCTGTGATAAGCAACTCGCCCGATAATCCTCTGAAATTCCTCAATAAACCTTTTGATAGAAAAGTGCCTTCTTCCCCATTGTTAGTTACTTGTTCAGAaagtaacaacagtaataataataataataataaaaatattgataatgaaaTCCCCAGTTCTTTGAAAGCGAGGGATTCAACAATGTCGGAAAATGGTTCTACTTCTGACTATGAGATCAAGTTAAAAGAACTTGAAGGGCGTTTGCAAATGAAAGAAGCAGCTTTGAAATtggagaaagaaaaatctaattctCAGGCAAAAGCCATTGCAAAATTGGAAGAAAAACGGAAACAGGTTGAATTTGAACTTCAAAAAACACAG aaattaaaagatgaagagagaaagcaaCTGGAACAAGAATTTCAGGACAAAATGGTGATGTtgttaaagaaaaaagagaaatcttTGAAGCAAGATTTGAAGATCAAAAGAGTTGCCCTGGAGCAAAAGGAGAAAATTGAGAAAGAACTTCTTAATAAGTGCAATTCTGATAAGGCTACTATCGATGAATTAACTCAGTCTAAGGAAGAATTGAAACTGATAATTGATAATAAAGATGCTGAACGACGCTTACTAGAGAGTCAGTTGCAGGAAGCAAAATTGGCTAATTTGAAAGAGCAAGATGTTGTATTGAAAACTCGTGAAGAGGTCTTGACTAAATTTTCTGAGATGTTAGAAATGGAGCTACAGTGTAGCATTTGTAACGAACTGTTTGTGCAG GCCACTACACTCAGTTGTTCACATACATTTTGTTTCTACTGTATACATATGTGGATGAATAAGAAGAATGACTGTCCAGTTTGTCGTACTTCTATTAAGTCCCAGACAAAAGCCCTTGTGGTAGACTCTTATATTGATAAAATGACTGCTTTCTTCAGtccagaaatgaaagaaaaaagagctCAATATGTTAAGGAAAGAAAAG CTCTCAAAGTACCGCAAccaaagacaaagaaaaggaGACACCCTGAACACCATGAACATGTATTTCATCATGAAACAATACAAGGTGAAATTCATAATTTCTTAGCAGCCTTAACTGGAGATGATCTTTCAGACAGCTATTATGAGGACTATGAAGATGATTATGGAAGAATGTATTATGTTTG gtaa